In Ochrobactrum vermis, the following proteins share a genomic window:
- a CDS encoding GntR family transcriptional regulator gives MNVVNEPDSRLTELDEAIAEEAQAESGEVLSNTVYNTLKSQLMQAQLLPLQRLKVRDLARSLGTSETPVREALIQLSREGAIEIKPRYYIRVRKLSADEYEEIRAMRLELEPMAAERALPHITEEDILQLEHLHHRLIAAEKSGDWPEALQTNFDFHFVIYRRSGMKHLIDVLEALWMRIGPVLSELYPNAVPSYAGPHQHEEVLAALRDRDSYALRMAIRMDLIEGGAALVRHLKSSAYTD, from the coding sequence ATGAATGTTGTAAACGAACCGGACAGCAGATTGACTGAACTCGACGAAGCAATCGCGGAAGAAGCGCAGGCGGAATCTGGTGAGGTGTTGTCCAACACCGTTTACAATACGCTCAAGTCGCAGCTGATGCAGGCGCAACTTCTTCCGCTTCAGCGGCTCAAGGTTCGTGATCTTGCTCGCTCTTTGGGGACATCGGAGACACCCGTCCGCGAAGCTCTGATCCAGCTTTCCCGCGAAGGCGCCATCGAGATCAAGCCGCGTTATTACATCCGCGTGCGCAAGCTTTCAGCCGATGAGTACGAAGAAATTCGGGCGATGCGTCTGGAGCTTGAACCCATGGCGGCGGAGCGTGCATTGCCGCATATCACCGAAGAAGACATTCTTCAGCTTGAACACCTGCATCACCGACTGATCGCTGCAGAAAAAAGCGGCGACTGGCCAGAAGCATTGCAGACAAACTTTGATTTCCATTTCGTCATCTATCGTCGTTCAGGCATGAAACATCTGATTGATGTGCTTGAAGCGCTCTGGATGCGTATTGGTCCAGTCCTGTCTGAACTCTATCCCAACGCTGTGCCATCTTATGCCGGGCCTCACCAGCACGAAGAGGTTCTGGCTGCCTTGCGTGATCGGGACTCTTACGCCCTGCGCATGGCTATCCGCATGGACCTTATCGAAGGTGGGGCGGCTCTTGTCAGGCATCTGAAGTCGTCTGCCTATACAGATTAA
- a CDS encoding shikimate dehydrogenase family protein produces MEVTGKSKILFVLAHPVGHVRASHVFNTHFDKTGKNAAAAPLHVHPDDLAQVTQSIRKMGNVSGFGVTIPHKIAIIPLLDATTDAAQEIGAVNFVRREESGRLVGDNLDGPGFIEGLRSNGIEPKGMSVLMLGAGGAGRAVGFGLAKAGARSLWIANRDTAKAAALATDIQSAYPDCSLQSGPDHGNHFDLIVNTTSLGMAEQDELPLDLTGVSSDTIISDIIVNPPMTRLLQLAQAKGCRIINGVPMLDAQMVLACKHMGI; encoded by the coding sequence ATGGAAGTTACCGGCAAGAGCAAAATCCTTTTCGTGCTAGCGCATCCAGTCGGTCATGTGCGGGCAAGCCACGTCTTCAATACTCACTTCGACAAGACCGGGAAGAATGCAGCGGCAGCTCCCTTGCATGTTCATCCTGATGATCTTGCGCAAGTCACGCAATCCATTCGAAAAATGGGCAATGTAAGCGGCTTTGGTGTGACTATCCCACACAAGATCGCGATCATTCCGCTTCTCGACGCTACAACAGATGCCGCGCAAGAGATTGGCGCCGTCAACTTCGTGCGTCGGGAGGAAAGCGGTCGCCTTGTTGGTGACAATTTGGATGGCCCAGGCTTTATCGAAGGATTGCGCAGCAATGGTATCGAACCTAAAGGCATGTCTGTTTTGATGCTGGGAGCAGGCGGCGCCGGGCGTGCTGTGGGTTTTGGGCTGGCAAAAGCGGGAGCGCGTTCCTTGTGGATCGCCAATCGCGATACTGCAAAAGCTGCAGCCCTCGCCACGGATATACAATCTGCTTACCCAGACTGCTCACTCCAAAGTGGACCCGATCACGGCAACCACTTCGACCTCATCGTCAATACGACATCGCTTGGCATGGCCGAGCAAGACGAGCTTCCGCTGGATCTGACAGGAGTTTCCTCTGACACCATAATATCCGACATCATCGTCAATCCGCCGATGACGCGTTTGCTGCAATTGGCTCAAGCCAAAGGGTGCAGGATTATCAATGGTGTACCGATGCTTGATGCACAGATGGTTCTGGCATGCAAACATATGGGCATTTGA
- a CDS encoding acyl-CoA dehydrogenase family protein: protein MIRDPETFQSLLGTIRRFVRERLMPVERRVEETNSIPTDVIDDMRAMGLFGLSIPEQYDGLGLTMEEEVLVGFELGYTSPAFRSVIGTNNGIGSQGIIADGTEAQKTYWLPRLASGEIIGSFALTEPDVGSDAGAVKTTAVKDGDVYILNGVKRFITNAPIAGVFTLMARTGEAGPSGVTAFLVDRNSPGLTVGKADHKMGQRGTQTCDVYLENVRIPAENIIGGVEGRGFKTAMKVLNRGRLHISSVCTGMAERLIDEAVGFAKTRVQFGKPIAEHQMIQAMLADMSTEAYAARCMALDSARAFDDRDPAIIRKAASCKLYCSEMVGRVADHAVQIHGGSGYMQDYAVEHFYRDVRLFRLYEGTSQIQRIIIAREMTRA, encoded by the coding sequence ATGATCCGCGACCCGGAGACCTTTCAATCACTGTTAGGTACGATCAGACGCTTTGTCAGAGAGCGGTTGATGCCCGTCGAAAGACGGGTGGAAGAAACAAACAGCATCCCCACCGATGTCATAGACGACATGCGTGCCATGGGCTTGTTCGGCCTTTCAATACCTGAACAATATGATGGACTTGGGCTGACGATGGAGGAAGAAGTCCTCGTCGGTTTTGAACTCGGCTATACCTCACCGGCATTTCGTTCTGTCATCGGCACCAACAACGGTATCGGATCGCAAGGAATCATCGCTGACGGCACTGAAGCCCAAAAAACCTATTGGTTGCCGAGGCTAGCGAGTGGAGAAATCATTGGCTCCTTCGCCCTGACCGAGCCCGATGTGGGGTCCGATGCAGGTGCAGTCAAAACCACGGCAGTAAAAGACGGCGATGTTTATATTCTCAACGGCGTAAAGCGCTTCATAACCAACGCACCGATTGCTGGCGTGTTCACGCTCATGGCACGAACAGGCGAAGCCGGACCTTCCGGCGTCACAGCATTTCTGGTTGACCGCAATTCACCCGGCCTCACCGTTGGTAAGGCGGACCATAAAATGGGGCAACGCGGCACGCAGACCTGTGATGTCTATCTGGAGAATGTTCGTATCCCTGCGGAAAACATCATTGGTGGTGTGGAAGGCCGTGGCTTCAAGACAGCAATGAAAGTTCTCAACCGCGGTAGGCTGCATATATCCTCCGTCTGCACAGGCATGGCAGAGCGATTGATCGATGAAGCCGTCGGTTTCGCCAAAACCCGCGTTCAGTTCGGCAAACCCATCGCGGAACACCAGATGATACAGGCAATGCTGGCGGATATGAGCACCGAAGCCTATGCAGCACGATGCATGGCGCTCGATTCAGCGCGCGCTTTCGATGATCGGGACCCGGCAATCATTCGCAAGGCGGCAAGTTGCAAGCTCTATTGTTCTGAAATGGTGGGACGCGTCGCAGATCACGCCGTTCAGATACATGGGGGCTCCGGCTATATGCAAGACTATGCTGTCGAGCATTTCTATCGCGATGTGCGCCTGTTCCGTCTTTATGAAGGCACGTCACAAATTCAGCGGATCATCATCGCACGCGAAATGACGAGGGCTTAA
- a CDS encoding enoyl-CoA hydratase-related protein: protein MTELTDVVVESCPAAGVALLEINRPEALNALNMDIRQKLSETVYRLASDAETRVIVIAGKGGNFAAGSDVKVFAQTGAGEILAQRLHRYWESLARCPKPVIAAVEGYALGGGCELAMHADIIVASKTANFGQPEIKLGLMPGAGGTQRLLRAIGKYKTMLLALTGEMLSAVDAERYGLVSRLTDEGQALEEALKLAGKIALMPPLAAEQIKEAVTHGEDAPLETALRLERKAFQLLFDTEDKREGIEAFLSKRKPQFKGR from the coding sequence ATGACCGAGCTTACCGATGTGGTGGTCGAAAGCTGTCCGGCGGCAGGTGTGGCCTTACTGGAAATCAATCGTCCAGAAGCACTCAATGCATTGAATATGGATATCCGCCAGAAACTGTCAGAAACAGTTTATCGGCTTGCGAGTGATGCGGAAACGCGGGTTATCGTCATTGCGGGCAAAGGTGGAAATTTCGCCGCTGGTTCAGATGTTAAAGTGTTCGCACAGACTGGCGCGGGAGAAATTCTCGCCCAGCGGCTTCATCGTTACTGGGAGAGTCTCGCTCGTTGTCCCAAGCCTGTGATCGCTGCCGTGGAAGGCTATGCGCTGGGCGGTGGTTGTGAGCTTGCAATGCACGCCGATATTATCGTTGCATCAAAAACTGCAAATTTCGGTCAGCCAGAAATCAAACTCGGATTGATGCCTGGCGCAGGGGGTACGCAACGGCTCTTACGGGCGATAGGCAAATATAAGACCATGCTGCTTGCTCTGACGGGAGAAATGCTCTCGGCGGTGGACGCGGAAAGATACGGTCTCGTCAGCCGATTGACGGACGAAGGGCAGGCGTTGGAAGAAGCGCTAAAGCTCGCCGGAAAAATTGCCCTGATGCCACCGCTTGCAGCCGAACAAATCAAAGAGGCTGTCACTCACGGCGAAGATGCACCTCTTGAAACAGCTCTGAGACTGGAGCGCAAAGCGTTCCAGCTTCTCTTCGACACGGAAGACAAGCGGGAAGGCATTGAGGCCTTCTTGTCCAAACGCAAGCCTCAGTTCAAGGGGCGCTAG
- a CDS encoding 3-hydroxyacyl-CoA dehydrogenase translates to MAAMSEQYSLINKVGIVGAGIMGIGITETMAAAGLTVYMFDQLPGKAEAAKQELSKRLDNRVSRGKLDSDTAAGVLDRITPVDALGDLAEANLVIEAVVEDIGVKRELIAALEKCLPPEAIIATNTSSLSVTAIAGKARDPRRIAGFHFFNPVPLMRVVEVIKASLTDARVLDVLKELAVRIGHRPVMASDTPGFIVNHAGRAYGTEALAMIRENIADFTTIDAILRDAAGFRMGPFELLDLTGLDVSHPVMEAIYGQYYQEPRYRPSVITRQRLDAGLLGRKSGRGFYDYSDDATTAVASDGPRSLPKSVTIIGDTPDKALHKLAKQAGVPVINDVSASALVLIGLIGDDLTSTIVREGLNSANTIGFDPLFGIDRHRTLVASPGATDLTRQEALALAQSDGVKASLVEDTCGTVCQRVLAMIVNIAADIVHQNIASVDDLDAAVRLGLGYPYGPLEWGDRIGADIVVHILDRMFGRTGDPRYRASLWLRRRAELKLPLAECN, encoded by the coding sequence ATGGCTGCGATGTCGGAGCAATATAGTCTTATCAATAAAGTTGGTATCGTTGGTGCCGGGATTATGGGGATCGGCATAACCGAAACCATGGCTGCCGCTGGTCTGACTGTTTATATGTTCGACCAGCTTCCCGGAAAAGCCGAGGCTGCAAAACAGGAGCTTTCAAAGCGCCTGGATAACCGGGTTTCGCGCGGGAAACTGGACTCGGATACGGCTGCAGGTGTTCTTGATCGGATCACACCTGTTGATGCTCTTGGCGATTTGGCTGAGGCCAACCTTGTCATAGAAGCTGTTGTTGAAGACATTGGCGTGAAGCGGGAGCTGATTGCCGCGCTTGAAAAATGTCTTCCGCCTGAAGCGATCATCGCAACGAACACATCGTCTTTGTCGGTAACTGCAATTGCCGGTAAAGCTCGAGATCCGCGGCGCATAGCCGGGTTTCACTTTTTCAATCCCGTTCCGCTAATGCGGGTTGTGGAAGTAATCAAAGCTTCGCTGACGGATGCCAGGGTTCTTGATGTTCTGAAGGAGCTTGCGGTACGGATCGGTCATCGACCCGTGATGGCTTCCGATACACCGGGTTTTATCGTCAACCACGCTGGTCGTGCTTATGGCACGGAAGCGCTTGCGATGATCCGGGAAAATATCGCTGATTTCACCACGATTGATGCAATTCTGCGGGATGCTGCCGGGTTCCGCATGGGGCCTTTCGAGCTTCTTGATCTGACAGGACTTGATGTGTCGCATCCCGTCATGGAAGCGATCTACGGGCAGTATTATCAGGAGCCCCGTTATCGCCCTTCGGTTATCACGCGGCAGCGCCTTGATGCAGGTCTGCTTGGACGCAAAAGCGGGCGCGGCTTTTATGATTATTCAGACGATGCCACCACAGCTGTAGCAAGCGATGGCCCGCGCAGCCTGCCCAAATCGGTGACGATTATCGGCGATACACCTGACAAGGCGCTGCATAAGCTCGCGAAGCAGGCAGGCGTTCCAGTCATCAATGATGTAAGTGCGAGCGCGCTGGTTCTGATCGGTTTGATCGGTGATGATCTAACCTCGACAATTGTGCGGGAAGGTCTGAACTCTGCCAACACCATTGGCTTTGATCCGCTATTTGGCATCGACAGACACCGAACGCTGGTCGCTTCACCGGGAGCAACTGACCTTACGCGGCAAGAGGCTCTCGCTTTGGCGCAGTCCGATGGAGTCAAAGCGTCGCTGGTTGAAGATACATGCGGAACTGTTTGCCAGCGTGTTTTGGCAATGATTGTGAATATCGCAGCCGATATCGTTCATCAAAACATAGCATCAGTCGATGACCTCGATGCTGCCGTGCGTTTGGGACTCGGCTATCCATATGGCCCGCTTGAATGGGGCGACCGGATCGGAGCCGATATCGTCGTCCATATTCTGGATCGCATGTTTGGGAGAACTGGCGATCCGCGATATCGCGCCAGCCTGTGGCTGCGCCGCAGGGCAGAACTGAAACTGCCATTGGCAGAATGCAATTAG
- a CDS encoding dehydrogenase E1 component subunit alpha/beta — MAEKIELKPSAPWYRLNVTEDDWRAAKAGDLLKWYSQMKLIRRFEEKILDFEKAGLVHGPAHASIGQEAAAVGAMSMLGSNDQINGTHRAHHQVLTKLINAQTPSDFDILQSDFTDDMNDAVYRLMAEIMGLNPGYCGGRGGSMHMRDAASGIAGTSAIVGGNIPHAAGYALADKLLGRKGISVAFFGDGASLQGATYEAMNIAALYRLPVIFYVENNLYAVSTHIQDATRETRIASRGPMLGFPGIECDGMDVVAVHQAMRDACQIIEEEGGPVVIEAQCYRYLHQSGSKAGSDFGYRTGEEEEEWKRRDPIAQAERRLKELGIASDAELAEIDEKVSTAVQAAGSHLTETAPGSNVLRIPDALWPSAESVDEGILGDGQEFSDARFSEIEDYSADELVKVRFAAAASDVLGRAMEKDPTIIVMGEDVHRFAGGVSGFTKNALELFPGRVLAMPIAENGFTGVALGAALRGLRPVVEIMFGDFCFVAADQIANGISKVRHMFGDGFPVPIVMRVRVSPHTGYGSQHSGDPSALFAMFPGWRVVSPTNAFDYVGLMNSALKSNDPVAIIEHVEFYQRESLVPKEDRDYCIPLGKARIVRSGSACTVLSTSVMVQASVKAAEESGIDAEIIDMRSLDMTGIDWELIGQSIAKTNRVVIAEQVASGLSLGRHWAAEIQRRFFNDLDHEILHVTGGLSSPVVSLVLNKAALGSSEKVRAALEQITRNA, encoded by the coding sequence ATGGCCGAGAAAATTGAACTGAAACCTTCTGCGCCCTGGTATCGGCTCAATGTGACGGAAGATGACTGGCGCGCTGCAAAAGCCGGTGATCTGTTGAAATGGTATAGCCAGATGAAGCTCATCCGGCGCTTTGAGGAAAAAATACTCGACTTTGAGAAAGCGGGGCTGGTTCATGGTCCGGCTCATGCCAGTATTGGGCAGGAAGCTGCGGCAGTGGGCGCCATGTCGATGCTCGGTTCCAATGACCAGATCAATGGTACACATCGTGCGCATCACCAGGTGCTGACGAAGCTGATCAATGCACAGACGCCATCGGATTTCGATATTCTTCAATCCGATTTTACCGACGATATGAATGATGCCGTCTATCGTTTGATGGCAGAGATTATGGGGCTTAACCCCGGCTATTGCGGTGGTCGTGGCGGCTCGATGCATATGCGCGATGCCGCATCCGGCATTGCAGGCACAAGTGCTATCGTTGGTGGCAATATCCCTCATGCCGCCGGCTATGCGCTTGCCGATAAACTGCTTGGCAGAAAAGGCATATCGGTCGCATTCTTTGGCGATGGCGCTTCCTTACAGGGAGCTACCTATGAAGCGATGAACATCGCTGCACTCTATCGTTTGCCGGTGATTTTCTACGTCGAAAACAATCTCTACGCGGTGTCGACACACATTCAGGATGCCACGCGCGAAACACGCATTGCGTCGCGCGGTCCAATGCTGGGCTTCCCTGGCATTGAGTGCGACGGAATGGATGTTGTCGCTGTTCATCAGGCAATGCGTGATGCCTGTCAGATCATTGAAGAAGAAGGCGGCCCGGTCGTTATTGAAGCGCAATGCTATCGCTACCTTCATCAAAGCGGGAGCAAGGCCGGAAGCGATTTCGGCTATCGTACAGGCGAAGAAGAGGAAGAGTGGAAGCGCCGTGATCCAATCGCGCAGGCAGAGCGGCGCTTGAAGGAGCTTGGCATTGCCAGCGATGCAGAGCTTGCCGAGATCGACGAGAAAGTCAGTACCGCAGTGCAGGCTGCAGGATCTCACCTGACTGAAACAGCACCCGGTAGCAATGTGCTGCGGATACCTGATGCTCTATGGCCTTCAGCAGAAAGTGTCGATGAAGGCATACTTGGCGACGGGCAGGAGTTCTCTGATGCTCGCTTTAGCGAGATTGAGGACTATTCCGCCGACGAGCTTGTGAAGGTGCGTTTTGCGGCGGCTGCGTCCGATGTTCTTGGTAGGGCAATGGAGAAAGACCCGACAATCATCGTCATGGGTGAGGATGTTCACCGTTTTGCCGGTGGCGTCAGCGGGTTCACCAAGAACGCACTTGAGCTGTTCCCGGGAAGAGTGCTCGCCATGCCGATTGCGGAAAATGGTTTTACGGGCGTTGCGCTGGGAGCGGCCTTGCGGGGACTGCGCCCGGTTGTGGAAATCATGTTCGGTGACTTCTGCTTTGTTGCGGCTGATCAGATCGCCAATGGTATTTCCAAAGTCCGTCATATGTTCGGCGATGGTTTTCCCGTGCCGATTGTGATGCGCGTTCGCGTGTCGCCGCACACTGGCTACGGCTCTCAGCATTCGGGTGATCCATCGGCATTGTTTGCCATGTTTCCGGGATGGCGTGTCGTATCCCCTACCAATGCCTTTGACTATGTCGGGTTGATGAACAGCGCGCTCAAGTCAAATGACCCTGTGGCCATTATCGAGCATGTTGAGTTTTATCAGCGTGAAAGCCTCGTGCCCAAGGAAGACCGTGATTATTGTATTCCTCTCGGGAAGGCCCGCATCGTAAGATCGGGCTCGGCATGTACGGTGCTTTCAACATCTGTGATGGTACAGGCCTCCGTTAAAGCTGCGGAAGAATCCGGCATAGATGCCGAGATTATCGACATGCGCAGCCTCGATATGACGGGCATTGATTGGGAGCTTATCGGCCAGTCTATAGCCAAGACCAATCGTGTTGTGATTGCAGAGCAGGTCGCAAGCGGGCTTTCGCTCGGACGGCATTGGGCCGCTGAAATTCAGCGGCGTTTCTTCAACGATCTTGACCATGAAATTCTCCACGTGACCGGCGGTTTGTCGTCGCCTGTGGTTTCACTGGTCTTGAATAAGGCGGCTCTTGGGTCGTCGGAAAAGGTTCGGGCGGCGCTGGAACAAATTACGCGCAATGCCTGA
- a CDS encoding ABC transporter substrate-binding protein: MMAATLLTAVPAAYAQNADSLVIARNMDINSLDPHRTFCDTCQIYDSAVYEGLLSLDKDNKVIPVLAESYTANGDQTEFTFKINPKAVFSDGSKVEAKDVKWSWERLKNVKASPSFLADTIASIDTPDEATVVVKTKAPNSEFFNVVASPYFGIVNSEVATSEAKAVNGEDAAEKDNAEAWFLANSAGSGPFVLAAYEPNSELRLKRNEKYWGEAAKVGEVVIRQVKDAVAQAQMLENGSADVAMQIDPETAKTIRNPDVKIDSIHSYNFIYIALSPGAKSNEVPLTPEVREAISTAIDRETLLDFMLGDKGQLIGAAIPIGFPGGSDHKIPEYNPDKAKELLAKAGHPDGFKLEATYPNLNVYGVDFTQMMQKIQQDLSKVNIKVELQPVSFATWREKVNGDGTPLTVVYYAPDFYGTSQYVDAFGLAKGSLWAKRAGEARDPSFVIGDIQQVMADALKAPADQADKVWFQAGEKMAAANVIIPMLSPDVILAYNSKVNGVRYSACCNLPLAEISVAK, translated from the coding sequence ATGATGGCTGCAACGCTGCTGACTGCGGTTCCCGCAGCCTATGCGCAAAACGCGGATTCACTTGTGATCGCGCGCAACATGGACATCAACTCGCTCGATCCGCATCGCACTTTCTGCGACACTTGCCAGATCTACGATTCTGCAGTTTACGAAGGTCTTCTGTCGCTCGACAAGGACAACAAGGTCATACCGGTACTCGCCGAAAGCTATACGGCAAATGGTGACCAGACCGAATTTACCTTCAAGATAAATCCGAAAGCTGTGTTCTCGGATGGCTCAAAGGTTGAAGCCAAGGACGTTAAGTGGTCCTGGGAGCGCCTCAAGAATGTGAAGGCAAGCCCTTCATTTCTGGCAGATACGATTGCTTCCATCGATACGCCTGATGAGGCAACCGTGGTGGTAAAGACCAAGGCGCCCAATTCGGAGTTCTTCAATGTTGTGGCTTCGCCATATTTCGGCATCGTCAATAGTGAGGTTGCTACGTCTGAAGCCAAGGCCGTCAATGGTGAAGATGCTGCAGAAAAGGACAATGCTGAAGCCTGGTTTCTCGCCAATTCGGCAGGTAGTGGCCCCTTCGTTCTGGCCGCGTATGAACCCAATTCCGAACTTCGCCTGAAGCGTAATGAAAAATACTGGGGCGAGGCTGCGAAAGTAGGGGAAGTCGTTATCCGTCAGGTTAAGGATGCCGTTGCTCAGGCGCAAATGCTTGAAAATGGCTCTGCAGATGTTGCCATGCAGATCGATCCGGAAACTGCCAAGACCATCCGCAATCCCGACGTGAAGATTGACTCCATTCATTCCTATAACTTCATCTATATAGCGCTCTCACCGGGTGCCAAATCGAATGAAGTGCCTCTGACACCTGAAGTTCGTGAAGCCATTTCCACGGCAATTGATCGTGAAACACTGCTCGATTTCATGTTGGGTGACAAAGGCCAGTTGATTGGTGCCGCTATCCCAATTGGCTTCCCGGGTGGCTCTGATCACAAGATACCTGAATACAACCCCGACAAGGCAAAGGAACTGCTTGCAAAGGCAGGGCATCCGGATGGTTTCAAGCTTGAGGCAACCTATCCAAACCTCAACGTCTACGGTGTTGATTTCACGCAGATGATGCAGAAGATCCAGCAGGATCTGTCCAAGGTGAATATCAAGGTTGAGCTGCAGCCTGTTTCTTTTGCAACGTGGCGTGAGAAGGTGAATGGTGACGGCACGCCGCTGACCGTTGTCTATTATGCACCTGACTTCTATGGCACATCGCAATATGTCGATGCATTCGGTCTGGCAAAGGGCAGCCTCTGGGCCAAGCGCGCGGGTGAAGCGCGTGACCCGTCATTCGTGATCGGCGACATTCAGCAGGTTATGGCCGATGCTCTTAAAGCACCTGCCGATCAGGCTGATAAAGTCTGGTTCCAGGCTGGTGAGAAAATGGCCGCTGCCAATGTCATCATTCCGATGCTGAGCCCAGACGTCATTCTGGCATATAATAGCAAAGTGAACGGCGTGCGCTATTCGGCTTGCTGCAACCTGCCATTGGCTGAGATTTCAGTCGCCAAATAA
- a CDS encoding acetoin dehydrogenase dihydrolipoyllysine-residue acetyltransferase subunit → MATDILYPKVSLETNSGTISRWHAKDGDTVSQGQLLFEIDNDKTVVEVDAPHNGILKILKPSTSDEIDVGQSVASLFLEGEAISSAPSKPASEPAAASSPEATKSSETPALDIRSHTTQAGRTVATPLAKRLAGNAGIDLSLIKGSGPSGRIQKKDVVAVVETQQPAASGSQHTANGTELNVVWLRKGEGTPIVLLHGFASDHNNWRGLFAGTQWQQPLLAIDLPSHGASPLDVVDDLNAIAECVEVTIRRLNLSQAIVVGHSFGAAVSARLAVRGNIDIRALGLFSPAGLGPEINTGFVESFVKAKSKESVIPWLHELVHAKDAISDAFISAVVQQRQNQPLSDAMGAFAKRFFADGTQSISITNDLASLEIPVRVVFGKQDRILPFKHSRNLPDNVALHAFDACGHMPHLEKRGLSLRILQELANSVRN, encoded by the coding sequence ATGGCCACCGATATTTTATATCCAAAAGTCAGTCTAGAAACCAATTCCGGCACAATCTCTCGTTGGCACGCGAAAGACGGTGATACAGTCAGCCAAGGACAGCTCCTTTTTGAAATAGACAATGATAAAACCGTTGTTGAGGTGGATGCACCTCACAATGGAATACTTAAAATTCTAAAGCCTTCGACATCAGATGAAATCGACGTCGGCCAGAGTGTGGCAAGCCTTTTTCTTGAAGGCGAAGCCATTTCCTCGGCCCCTTCAAAACCCGCATCGGAACCCGCTGCCGCTTCCTCTCCTGAAGCCACAAAGTCTTCGGAAACCCCGGCGTTGGATATCCGTTCACACACCACACAAGCCGGCAGGACTGTAGCAACACCACTTGCAAAACGTCTGGCTGGAAACGCTGGAATTGATCTTTCGCTGATCAAAGGCAGCGGGCCGAGCGGGCGCATACAGAAGAAAGATGTTGTTGCAGTCGTCGAAACGCAACAGCCTGCAGCAAGCGGCTCTCAACACACCGCCAATGGTACAGAGCTGAACGTGGTGTGGCTGCGCAAGGGAGAAGGAACGCCGATTGTCCTTCTGCATGGCTTTGCCTCGGATCATAATAACTGGCGCGGCTTGTTTGCTGGCACCCAATGGCAGCAACCCTTGCTGGCTATTGATCTGCCATCGCATGGTGCCTCGCCGCTTGACGTTGTCGACGACCTCAACGCAATTGCAGAATGCGTAGAAGTGACAATCCGACGGCTCAACCTCTCGCAAGCGATTGTTGTCGGACACTCCTTTGGCGCGGCAGTGAGTGCCCGACTGGCAGTCCGAGGCAATATCGATATCCGTGCGCTCGGATTGTTTTCACCAGCGGGTCTGGGGCCGGAAATCAATACGGGCTTTGTCGAAAGCTTCGTTAAAGCCAAATCCAAAGAAAGCGTCATACCTTGGCTGCATGAACTTGTTCATGCAAAGGACGCAATTTCAGACGCCTTCATTTCAGCCGTGGTGCAACAGCGACAGAACCAGCCGCTGAGTGACGCGATGGGCGCTTTTGCAAAACGGTTCTTTGCCGATGGAACACAAAGCATATCAATTACAAACGACCTTGCATCACTTGAAATACCGGTTCGTGTTGTCTTCGGAAAACAGGATCGCATCCTGCCTTTCAAACACAGCCGCAATCTGCCGGATAATGTAGCGCTCCACGCTTTTGACGCTTGTGGACACATGCCTCATTTGGAAAAACGCGGCCTGTCGCTCCGTATCCTGCAGGAGCTTGCAAACTCCGTTCGTAACTAA
- a CDS encoding IclR family transcriptional regulator, with product MKKRTKPSSLELEKDSAQVSSALVRGLEILRSFTPNDISLGNQELIDRTGLPKATVSRLTLTLVNLGYLNYDENLGRYSIGPATIALGYSGLSANAVVYMAMPLMRKLAEKTGVAVAMGLREQLEMVYIANARSENPVSLRLNVGSRLPLWRTAMGLSYYAGMEETQREALLEQMIAAEPDHAEKIRRLTGHALEDFARDGFIVSCGDWYSYINAVGVPFRPTDGTQLVAITCGGITDIAPRGVCYGEIGPALKQLAVELQERLIGKIEAPSPSLS from the coding sequence GTGAAGAAAAGAACGAAGCCCAGTTCGTTGGAGCTCGAAAAAGACAGCGCTCAGGTTTCCAGCGCCCTGGTAAGGGGGCTTGAGATTCTGCGAAGCTTCACCCCGAATGATATTTCTCTCGGAAATCAGGAGCTTATTGATCGTACCGGCCTGCCGAAAGCCACTGTTTCGCGACTGACACTGACCTTGGTAAATCTGGGTTACCTCAACTACGACGAAAACCTTGGACGTTATAGTATCGGCCCCGCGACGATTGCTCTGGGCTATTCGGGCCTTAGCGCAAACGCAGTTGTCTATATGGCAATGCCGCTCATGCGGAAGCTTGCGGAGAAGACCGGCGTTGCTGTTGCTATGGGACTGCGTGAGCAGCTAGAAATGGTTTATATCGCGAATGCCCGCTCCGAAAACCCGGTTTCTCTACGTCTCAATGTCGGCTCAAGATTGCCACTCTGGCGGACAGCCATGGGGCTTTCCTACTATGCGGGCATGGAAGAAACCCAGCGCGAAGCCTTGCTTGAACAGATGATTGCAGCGGAACCTGATCATGCGGAGAAAATTCGCCGTCTGACGGGCCATGCACTTGAGGACTTTGCGAGAGACGGCTTCATTGTTTCATGCGGCGACTGGTACAGCTACATTAACGCCGTTGGTGTACCATTTCGACCAACAGACGGCACCCAGCTGGTTGCAATTACCTGTGGCGGCATCACCGATATTGCTCCACGAGGCGTATGCTATGGCGAAATCGGACCAGCACTCAAGCAACTGGCGGTCGAGCTGCAGGAGCGCCTGATCGGCAAGATAGAAGCGCCCTCACCCTCCTTATCATAA